The Apium graveolens cultivar Ventura chromosome 6, ASM990537v1, whole genome shotgun sequence genome contains a region encoding:
- the LOC141663538 gene encoding type I inositol polyphosphate 5-phosphatase 4-like isoform X1, giving the protein MDKDDRKPTTRRFSRWFGGKYKRNDLYNLNEPSGKSVKLEDKYKDEDDSVDDLHYKLSEEDPCTSTNVLRVFVGTWNVAGRSPIGSLAVDLDEWLNLKEAADIYVLGFQEIVPLITKNVIGSEDTTEATNWNLLISQTLNDRHGNPWLTPMLNPATSENYQYEFLERVFVTSAEPSHVIGQPHNQDRDQYASSMYKLIASKKMVGVFVSVWMKSALVNKYCISSVKVSSVACGIMGYLGNKGSVSVSMTIEGTNICFIAAHLASGEKKGDEGKRNYQVSEIFRRTAFSRVPRDGDRNHPLTILGHDRIFWFGDLNYRLYLKDELARKLIEEKNWTALQEFDQLKKELEEGGVFEGWKEGNIEFAPTYKYSTSNCNRYSGGLPSRAGEKQRTPACRCDRILWYGKGVKQLSYIRSESKFSDHRPVSALFSTHIEVLKFSDPSKFPP; this is encoded by the exons ATGGATAAGGATGATAGGAAACCAACTACTCGTAGGTTTAGCCGGTGGTTTGGAGGGAAGTATAAAAGAAATGATCTCTATAACTTGAACGAACCATCAG GTAAGTCAGTTAAGTTAGAAGACAAATATAAAGATGAAGATGACAGCGTAGATGATCTTCATTATAAATTAAGTGAGGAAGATCCATGCACTTCAACCAATGTTTTAAG AGTATTTGTAGGCACTTGGAATGTTGCAGGAAGATCTCCAATTGGGAGTTTAGCAGTTGATTTGGATGAATGGTTAAATCTCAAAGAGGCTGCTGACATATATGTTCTCGG GTTTCAAGAGATTGTGCCCCTAATTACGAAAAATGTAATTGGGTCAGAAGACACAACTGAAGCTACAAACTGGAATCTGCTCATAAGTCAAACTCTCAATGACAGACATGGCAATCCTTGGTTGACACCAATGTTAAATCCAGCTACTAGTGAGAACTATCAATATGAATTTCTAGAAAGAGTGTTTGTAACCAGTGCGGAACCAAGCCATGTGATAGGCCAGCCACACAATCAAGACAGGGATCAATATGCTAGCAGTATGTACAAGCTCATTGCAAGcaagaagatggttggagttttTGTGAGTGTCTGGATGAAGAGTGCACTGGTAAACAAGTACTGCATATCTAGTGTCAAAGTTAGTTCTGTGGCTTGTGGTATCATGGGCTATCTGGGAAACAAAGGATCTGTCTCAGTCAGCATGACGATTGAAGGAACAAATATATGCTTTATTGCTGCACATTTAGCGTCTGGAGAGAAAAAAGGCGATGAAGGAAAAAGGAACTACCAAGTCTCAGAGATTTTTAGACGAACTGCTTTCTCTAGAGTCCCTCGTGATGGTGACAGGAATCATCCTCTTACCATCTTAGGACATGA TCGGATATTCTGGTTTGGAGATCTGAACTACAGGCTATACTTGAAAGATGAGTTAGCCCGGAAGCTCATAGAAGAGAAAAACTGGACAGCACTACAAGAGTTCGACCAGCTCAAGAAGGAGCTAGAAGAAGGTGGGGTCTTTGAAGGGTGGAAAGAGGGAAACATAGAATTTGCACCGACATACAAGTATTCTACTTCAAATTGCAATCGGTATTCAGGAGGGCTGCCAAGTAGAGCGGGAGAAAAGCAAAGAACTCCAGCATG CAGGTGTGACAGGATCCTTTGGTATGGTAAAGGGGTAAAGCAACTTTCATATATTCGCAGTGAGAGCAAGTTCTCTGATCATAGACCCGTCTCTGCACTTTTTTCTACACATATTGAAGTTCTAAAGTTTTCCGATCCAAGCAAATTTCCACCATAA
- the LOC141663538 gene encoding type I inositol polyphosphate 5-phosphatase 4-like isoform X2 — MDKDDRKPTTRRFSRWFGGKYKRNDLYNLNEPSGKSVKLEDKYKDEDDSVDDLHYKLSEEDPCTSTNVLRVFVGTWNVAGRSPIGSLAVDLDEWLNLKEAADIYVLGFQEIVPLITKNVIGSEDTTEATNWNLLISQTLNDRHGNPWLTPMLNPATSENYQYEFLERVFVTSAEPSHVIGQPHNQDRDQYASSMYKLIASKKMVGVFVSVWMKSALVNKYCISSVKVSSVACGIMGYLGNKGSVSVSMTIEGTNICFIAAHLASGEKKGDEGKRNYQVSEIFRRTAFSRVPRDGDRNHPLTILGHDRIFWFGDLNYRLYLKDELARKLIEEKNWTALQEFDQLKKELEEGGVFEGWKEGNIEFAPTYKYSTSNCNRYSGGLPSRAGEKQRTPAWCDRILWYGKGVKQLSYIRSESKFSDHRPVSALFSTHIEVLKFSDPSKFPP, encoded by the exons ATGGATAAGGATGATAGGAAACCAACTACTCGTAGGTTTAGCCGGTGGTTTGGAGGGAAGTATAAAAGAAATGATCTCTATAACTTGAACGAACCATCAG GTAAGTCAGTTAAGTTAGAAGACAAATATAAAGATGAAGATGACAGCGTAGATGATCTTCATTATAAATTAAGTGAGGAAGATCCATGCACTTCAACCAATGTTTTAAG AGTATTTGTAGGCACTTGGAATGTTGCAGGAAGATCTCCAATTGGGAGTTTAGCAGTTGATTTGGATGAATGGTTAAATCTCAAAGAGGCTGCTGACATATATGTTCTCGG GTTTCAAGAGATTGTGCCCCTAATTACGAAAAATGTAATTGGGTCAGAAGACACAACTGAAGCTACAAACTGGAATCTGCTCATAAGTCAAACTCTCAATGACAGACATGGCAATCCTTGGTTGACACCAATGTTAAATCCAGCTACTAGTGAGAACTATCAATATGAATTTCTAGAAAGAGTGTTTGTAACCAGTGCGGAACCAAGCCATGTGATAGGCCAGCCACACAATCAAGACAGGGATCAATATGCTAGCAGTATGTACAAGCTCATTGCAAGcaagaagatggttggagttttTGTGAGTGTCTGGATGAAGAGTGCACTGGTAAACAAGTACTGCATATCTAGTGTCAAAGTTAGTTCTGTGGCTTGTGGTATCATGGGCTATCTGGGAAACAAAGGATCTGTCTCAGTCAGCATGACGATTGAAGGAACAAATATATGCTTTATTGCTGCACATTTAGCGTCTGGAGAGAAAAAAGGCGATGAAGGAAAAAGGAACTACCAAGTCTCAGAGATTTTTAGACGAACTGCTTTCTCTAGAGTCCCTCGTGATGGTGACAGGAATCATCCTCTTACCATCTTAGGACATGA TCGGATATTCTGGTTTGGAGATCTGAACTACAGGCTATACTTGAAAGATGAGTTAGCCCGGAAGCTCATAGAAGAGAAAAACTGGACAGCACTACAAGAGTTCGACCAGCTCAAGAAGGAGCTAGAAGAAGGTGGGGTCTTTGAAGGGTGGAAAGAGGGAAACATAGAATTTGCACCGACATACAAGTATTCTACTTCAAATTGCAATCGGTATTCAGGAGGGCTGCCAAGTAGAGCGGGAGAAAAGCAAAGAACTCCAGCATG GTGTGACAGGATCCTTTGGTATGGTAAAGGGGTAAAGCAACTTTCATATATTCGCAGTGAGAGCAAGTTCTCTGATCATAGACCCGTCTCTGCACTTTTTTCTACACATATTGAAGTTCTAAAGTTTTCCGATCCAAGCAAATTTCCACCATAA